One Natrinema marinum genomic window carries:
- the thiM gene encoding hydroxyethylthiazole kinase, producing the protein MSVTDIAAADLADSVRAVRETEPLVQHLTNTVTINDVANLTLHWGGLPVMADSFGDAGEMADLARAVLINIGQVPDGRVEAMHEAGRKANERGIPVVLDPVGVGSTPSRQAVAESLLSEIDFTVIKGNYGEISALAGLEAEVKGVESVGDYEEIERTARSLADSTDTVVVASGVDDIVADADGAVELAAGHEMLGEVVGTGCMLGATVATFCGALEDTHAAAVHGTLAFGIAGERAADLEYAGPGSYRTNFRDAVYGLTGDAAAALDLADRAEQVL; encoded by the coding sequence ATGAGTGTCACTGACATCGCCGCCGCGGACCTCGCGGACTCGGTCCGCGCAGTTCGGGAGACGGAGCCGCTCGTCCAGCATCTGACCAACACGGTGACGATCAACGACGTGGCGAACCTGACCCTCCACTGGGGCGGGCTGCCCGTGATGGCCGACTCCTTCGGCGACGCCGGCGAGATGGCCGACCTCGCGCGCGCGGTGCTGATCAACATCGGCCAGGTGCCCGACGGCCGCGTCGAGGCCATGCACGAAGCCGGCCGGAAAGCAAACGAACGGGGGATTCCGGTCGTCCTCGACCCCGTCGGCGTCGGCTCGACGCCCTCGCGGCAAGCGGTCGCCGAGAGCCTCCTCTCTGAGATCGACTTCACCGTCATCAAGGGCAACTACGGCGAGATCAGCGCACTCGCGGGCCTCGAGGCCGAGGTCAAGGGCGTCGAATCCGTCGGCGACTACGAGGAGATCGAGCGGACCGCCCGCTCGCTGGCCGACTCGACCGACACGGTCGTCGTCGCCTCGGGCGTCGACGACATCGTCGCGGACGCGGACGGCGCGGTCGAACTGGCCGCCGGCCACGAGATGCTCGGCGAGGTCGTCGGCACCGGCTGCATGCTCGGTGCAACCGTCGCCACCTTCTGTGGTGCACTCGAGGACACCCACGCCGCGGCCGTCCACGGCACGCTCGCGTTCGGGATCGCCGGCGAGCGCGCGGCCGACCTCGAGTACGCGGGGCCGGGCAGCTACCGGACGAACTTCCGCGACGCCGTCTACGGCCTGACCGGCGACGCAGCCGCCGCTCTCGATCTTGCAGACCGCGCCGAACAGGTCCTCTGA
- a CDS encoding Coenzyme F420 hydrogenase/dehydrogenase, beta subunit C-terminal domain, with translation MGTDREDERSESSKKRAGAKRHASREASLRSASDRASGERSDPRGSDDERRFPRVPDSDDDDDAVIVPDAGAGASRSREGTDHAREGAIATDGGASDGDSCSPDTCTCGEKTRETTTDQPVATDGAGVANVDEMGELGDLEFTEPAENASQDVYDDAPDTRVGIPEGVDLDTPEYSIRSQMNDIETPDEKTWFMELDEAVIDAGRCIQCGTCVAACPSDSIGVGDDGLPELVKMCTGCSLCWDFCPRGGLRYERQWKITGGEDNVKGAGDPITEFSAKVDDDWTDGAQDGGVVTGVLATLLEEGEIDGALVATESEDEPWKAESFLATTTEELIANAGTVYNQTLALGNLDLEQWEHKLPDKDWADLSLAIVGTPCEIEGIRALQDFEWDYQAQNEGIRAVDYTIALMCTKNFNYYSLMGEQLEEKRDISPDEIGKMDVLHGKMMVYGHDGEMILEEDIENFHDAALKGCDECADFTGFCSDITVGSVGSSDEYSSVIIRTEQGMKAWELTEPKLDYHDLEDKSAVGKLQGWDKKKAFESLERPFDPDAPRFIDYTDHAENYGTALNPHDQGH, from the coding sequence ATGGGGACTGACCGCGAGGACGAACGTAGTGAGTCCTCGAAGAAGCGAGCGGGTGCGAAGCGACACGCGAGCCGCGAGGCCTCGCTGCGCTCGGCCTCGGATCGAGCGAGCGGGGAGCGAAGCGACCCGCGAGGGAGCGACGACGAACGTCGCTTCCCCCGCGTCCCCGACTCGGACGACGATGACGACGCCGTCATCGTGCCGGACGCCGGCGCTGGCGCGTCCCGTTCTCGCGAGGGGACGGATCACGCTCGAGAGGGTGCAATCGCGACGGACGGCGGCGCTTCCGACGGCGACAGCTGCTCGCCCGATACCTGTACCTGCGGCGAGAAGACCCGAGAGACGACGACGGACCAGCCGGTCGCCACCGACGGTGCCGGCGTCGCCAACGTCGACGAGATGGGCGAACTCGGCGACCTCGAGTTCACCGAGCCCGCCGAGAACGCCAGTCAGGACGTCTACGACGACGCGCCCGACACCCGCGTCGGGATTCCCGAGGGCGTCGATCTGGACACGCCGGAGTACTCGATCCGGTCGCAGATGAACGACATCGAGACGCCGGACGAGAAGACCTGGTTCATGGAACTGGACGAGGCCGTCATCGACGCCGGCCGCTGTATCCAGTGTGGGACCTGTGTCGCCGCCTGCCCGTCGGACTCGATCGGCGTCGGCGACGACGGCCTGCCGGAACTGGTCAAGATGTGCACCGGCTGTTCGCTCTGTTGGGACTTCTGTCCCCGCGGCGGGCTCCGGTACGAGCGCCAGTGGAAGATCACCGGCGGCGAGGACAACGTCAAGGGTGCGGGCGACCCGATCACGGAGTTCTCCGCGAAGGTCGACGACGACTGGACCGACGGGGCCCAGGACGGCGGCGTCGTCACCGGCGTCCTCGCGACCCTACTCGAGGAAGGCGAGATCGACGGCGCGCTCGTCGCCACCGAGAGCGAGGACGAACCCTGGAAGGCCGAGAGCTTCCTCGCGACGACGACCGAGGAACTCATCGCAAACGCCGGCACGGTCTACAATCAGACCCTCGCGCTGGGGAACCTCGATCTCGAACAGTGGGAGCACAAGCTCCCCGACAAGGACTGGGCGGACCTCTCGTTGGCGATCGTCGGCACCCCCTGTGAGATCGAAGGTATCCGCGCTCTCCAGGACTTCGAGTGGGACTACCAGGCCCAGAACGAGGGCATTCGCGCGGTCGACTACACGATCGCGCTGATGTGCACCAAGAACTTCAACTACTACAGCCTCATGGGCGAGCAGTTGGAGGAAAAACGCGACATCTCGCCCGACGAGATCGGCAAGATGGACGTCCTCCACGGCAAGATGATGGTCTACGGCCACGACGGCGAGATGATTCTTGAGGAGGACATCGAGAACTTCCACGACGCCGCGCTCAAAGGCTGTGACGAGTGTGCCGACTTCACCGGCTTCTGTTCGGACATCACCGTCGGCTCCGTCGGCTCTTCCGACGAGTACTCGAGCGTCATCATCCGCACCGAGCAGGGGATGAAGGCGTGGGAGCTGACCGAGCCGAAACTCGACTACCACGATCTCGAGGACAAGTCGGCGGTCGGCAAGCTTCAGGGCTGGGACAAGAAGAAGGCCTTCGAAAGTCTCGAGCGGCCCTTCGACCCCGATGCGCCGCGGTTCATCGACTACACCGACCACGCCGAGAACTACGGCACGGCGCTGAATCCCCACGATCAGGGGCACTAA
- the thiE gene encoding thiamine phosphate synthase translates to MNPSSWRTYLVTQASLSGDRSTLEIVRAAIDGGVDAVQLREKDSSARSRYELGHELRELTAEAGVDLIVNDRIDIAQAIDADGVHVGQSDLPVAVARDLLGADAIVGCSTATVAKAREAEAEGADYLGVGAVYGTSSKDVADGKDGVGPERIAAIADAVSIPIVGIGGITADNAGPVAEAGAAGVAVISEITGAPDPRSATEALAAAVETPKAIDHGGADE, encoded by the coding sequence ATGAATCCTTCGAGCTGGCGAACCTACCTCGTCACGCAGGCGTCGCTCTCGGGCGACCGATCGACGCTCGAGATCGTTCGGGCGGCTATCGACGGCGGCGTCGACGCCGTCCAGTTGCGCGAGAAAGACTCGAGCGCCCGGTCGCGGTACGAACTCGGACACGAACTGCGCGAGCTGACGGCTGAGGCGGGCGTCGACCTCATCGTCAACGATCGGATCGACATCGCACAGGCGATCGACGCCGACGGCGTCCACGTCGGCCAGTCGGACCTGCCCGTCGCTGTGGCTCGGGACCTGCTCGGAGCCGACGCGATCGTGGGCTGTTCGACCGCGACGGTCGCCAAAGCCCGGGAGGCGGAAGCCGAGGGCGCGGACTACCTCGGCGTCGGCGCGGTCTACGGCACCTCCTCGAAGGACGTGGCCGACGGCAAGGACGGAGTCGGGCCGGAGCGGATCGCCGCGATCGCCGACGCCGTCTCGATCCCGATCGTCGGCATCGGCGGTATCACGGCTGACAACGCCGGGCCGGTCGCCGAGGCCGGCGCGGCCGGCGTGGCCGTCATCAGCGAGATCACGGGAGCCCCGGACCCGCGATCCGCGACGGAGGCGCTCGCGGCGGCTGTCGAAACCCCGAAGGCCATCGATCACGGAGGGGCAGACGAATGA
- a CDS encoding GNAT family N-acetyltransferase, giving the protein MGADARIRVATPADAAAVRDIYAPFCESTAVTFEETAPTEAEIAGRIESTLETHPWLVCETDTEVVGYAYAGPLRTRRAYEWVVELSIYLAESIRRSGVGRALYESLFAVLERQGIRDAYAVTTVPNPGTERFHESVGFERVVDFPAIGYADGEWRDVAWWRRPLAEKPDEPDRPRPFPAVREDEDCESLVRSGESSLGRP; this is encoded by the coding sequence ATGGGAGCCGACGCCCGAATCCGGGTCGCGACGCCGGCGGACGCGGCCGCCGTCCGCGACATCTACGCCCCGTTTTGTGAATCGACAGCGGTCACCTTCGAGGAAACCGCGCCCACCGAGGCCGAAATAGCCGGCCGGATCGAATCGACCCTCGAGACGCATCCCTGGCTCGTCTGCGAAACCGATACGGAGGTCGTCGGCTACGCCTACGCGGGGCCGCTGCGAACGCGCCGCGCCTACGAGTGGGTCGTCGAACTATCGATCTATCTCGCCGAGTCGATCCGCCGCTCGGGCGTCGGCCGGGCGCTGTACGAGTCGCTGTTCGCCGTCCTCGAGCGTCAGGGGATCCGCGACGCCTACGCCGTGACGACGGTTCCCAACCCCGGGACCGAGCGGTTCCACGAGTCCGTAGGGTTCGAGCGTGTGGTCGACTTTCCGGCGATCGGCTACGCGGACGGTGAGTGGCGAGACGTGGCCTGGTGGCGGCGGCCGCTGGCTGAGAAGCCAGACGAGCCCGACCGTCCGCGTCCGTTTCCTGCGGTCCGCGAGGACGAGGACTGCGAATCGCTCGTCCGGTCGGGCGAGTCGTCCCTCGGCCGGCCCTGA
- a CDS encoding AEC family transporter gives MTDLLAIFASAVGPIVAIAAVGYVLATVREIDPEPLNTAVVYVLAPALVFHSLATTRLEASTLLRVAVGIGVFTAAMWVIAELVGRAVGEEEPALSALVLVAIFTNSGNLGIPVSDFAFGAVGRQTAVLFLSVQSVLMYTVGVYVASRSSGSAGLEGVRRVFYIPLVYAVVAALGARALDIVPPADTAAMETLQLVGDASIPLMLLILGIQLARSNTATAVSRAWPATALKMAVAPAVGLGVALLVGFENATVARVFVLETAMPAAVTPLILVIEFAGSARTEGVLVSEYVSTCVFLTTLLAIPALTVLIAILQSGIVI, from the coding sequence ATGACCGACCTCCTCGCGATCTTCGCCTCCGCGGTCGGGCCGATCGTCGCCATCGCGGCCGTGGGCTACGTGCTGGCCACCGTCAGAGAGATCGATCCGGAGCCGCTGAACACGGCCGTCGTCTACGTGTTAGCTCCCGCGCTGGTGTTTCACAGCCTCGCGACGACGAGGCTCGAGGCGTCGACGCTGCTGCGGGTCGCAGTCGGGATCGGCGTCTTCACGGCCGCGATGTGGGTGATCGCCGAACTCGTCGGGCGCGCCGTCGGCGAGGAAGAACCGGCGCTGAGCGCCCTCGTGCTGGTCGCGATCTTTACCAACTCGGGGAACCTCGGCATTCCCGTCTCGGACTTCGCGTTCGGCGCGGTCGGCCGTCAGACGGCCGTGCTCTTTCTCTCGGTCCAGTCCGTGCTGATGTACACCGTCGGCGTCTACGTCGCCTCCCGGAGCAGCGGTTCCGCCGGCCTCGAGGGCGTCCGGCGGGTGTTCTACATCCCGCTCGTATACGCCGTCGTCGCCGCGCTGGGCGCGCGTGCGCTGGATATCGTCCCGCCCGCTGACACGGCGGCGATGGAGACGCTCCAACTCGTCGGCGACGCCTCGATCCCGCTCATGCTGCTCATCCTCGGGATCCAGCTCGCGCGTTCGAACACCGCAACCGCCGTCTCGCGGGCCTGGCCCGCGACCGCGCTCAAGATGGCCGTCGCCCCCGCCGTCGGTCTCGGGGTCGCCCTCCTCGTCGGCTTCGAGAACGCGACCGTCGCGCGCGTCTTCGTCCTCGAGACGGCGATGCCCGCTGCCGTGACGCCGCTGATTCTGGTCATCGAGTTCGCCGGCAGCGCCCGAACCGAGGGCGTGCTCGTCTCGGAGTACGTCTCGACGTGCGTCTTCCTGACGACGCTGCTGGCGATCCCGGCGCTGACCGTCCTGATCGCGATCTTACAGTCCGGGATCGTGATCTGA
- a CDS encoding polysaccharide deacetylase family protein produces MKRRAYLVTAAAATLGGCAALSDSSASDETPDDGDDGNTTQTDAPQETIDEEAGSFDRFDDLSMWEVMEGSLELDTDRAYVGDQSGRMEATEAETRVMIKRRFDTPRDLSNEFPALALASEQDIAPFVQLTDTGGNRLLLQTDVPPGLPLLHHNPSVARTDGDPDLSAIKHVKISAWAGEGDPATVWCDDLYFVSRPETGKVLIQFGDGTETAYTRARSTLSDHGFPATAFVPTNYVGREGYLSSDQLGTLSSEGWTIGSQGQSGSGLVGKSESEQQREIRGAIDWLERNGFEDGASYFAYPLNRYDETAMTLVDEHHELGFVGGYAGHADLLNPALAPRAVGPSADEAKQLIDRTAQFRTITTLSYPELSGETAAAFEETMSYLADAASAGDLEVVGPDEVASNHVYEP; encoded by the coding sequence ATGAAACGACGAGCGTATCTCGTGACGGCCGCCGCGGCGACCCTCGGCGGCTGCGCCGCCCTGAGCGATTCGAGTGCGTCCGACGAGACTCCCGACGACGGCGACGACGGGAACACCACCCAGACGGACGCCCCGCAGGAGACGATCGACGAGGAGGCCGGCTCGTTCGACCGATTCGACGACCTCTCGATGTGGGAAGTGATGGAAGGCTCGCTGGAACTCGACACCGACCGGGCGTACGTCGGCGACCAGTCCGGCCGCATGGAAGCGACCGAAGCCGAGACGCGGGTGATGATCAAACGGCGCTTCGACACGCCGCGGGACCTCTCGAACGAGTTCCCCGCGCTGGCACTGGCGTCGGAGCAGGACATCGCCCCGTTCGTGCAGCTCACCGACACCGGCGGGAATCGGCTCCTCCTCCAGACCGATGTCCCGCCGGGGCTACCGCTGCTTCACCACAATCCGAGCGTCGCCCGTACCGACGGCGACCCGGACCTGAGTGCAATCAAACACGTCAAAATCTCGGCGTGGGCCGGCGAGGGTGACCCGGCGACAGTCTGGTGTGACGACCTCTACTTCGTCTCCCGACCGGAGACGGGGAAGGTCCTCATCCAGTTCGGCGACGGCACCGAGACCGCCTACACGCGGGCCCGTTCGACGCTGTCCGACCACGGCTTTCCCGCGACGGCGTTCGTCCCGACGAACTACGTCGGCCGCGAGGGCTACCTCAGCAGCGACCAGTTAGGGACCCTCTCGAGCGAGGGCTGGACGATCGGCAGTCAGGGCCAGTCGGGCAGCGGCCTCGTCGGGAAAAGCGAGTCCGAGCAACAACGTGAGATTCGGGGCGCGATCGACTGGCTCGAGCGCAACGGGTTCGAAGACGGCGCGAGCTACTTTGCCTATCCGCTCAACCGGTACGACGAGACGGCGATGACCCTCGTCGACGAACACCACGAGCTGGGCTTCGTCGGTGGCTACGCCGGTCACGCCGACCTGCTGAATCCGGCGCTCGCACCGCGTGCGGTCGGGCCGTCGGCCGACGAGGCAAAGCAACTGATCGACCGGACGGCGCAGTTCCGGACGATCACGACCCTCTCCTATCCGGAGCTCTCCGGCGAGACGGCCGCGGCGTTCGAGGAGACGATGTCGTACCTCGCGGACGCCGCATCGGCCGGCGATCTCGAGGTCGTCGGCCCGGACGAGGTCGCGTCGAATCACGTCTACGAGCCGTAG
- a CDS encoding rubrerythrin family protein: MTDPDTFVETVSEANQTALSRLGSSKSLYADTGGDIDTEPVLEATADAEYAAWQTFLEWADDEADDEARAAFEATAEEERDHYETVDGKLADDEYEPEEVPNLHEYLRDREETVERVGAFVGRILASKRSKDQVVGYFVGDADPQTASLFRGFGEELDDQLERATELLEDVCETDEDWERAEEAATGAIQAAYDEYVETLEGMGANPKPVC, encoded by the coding sequence ATGACCGATCCGGACACGTTCGTCGAGACCGTCAGCGAGGCAAACCAGACCGCACTCTCGCGACTCGGCTCCTCGAAGTCGCTGTACGCAGACACCGGCGGCGACATCGACACCGAACCCGTCCTCGAGGCGACCGCCGACGCCGAGTACGCCGCCTGGCAAACCTTCCTCGAGTGGGCCGACGACGAAGCCGACGACGAGGCCCGCGCGGCCTTCGAGGCCACGGCCGAGGAGGAACGAGACCACTACGAGACCGTCGACGGCAAACTCGCCGACGACGAGTACGAACCCGAGGAAGTCCCGAACCTCCACGAGTACCTCCGGGACCGCGAGGAGACGGTCGAACGCGTCGGCGCGTTCGTCGGCCGCATTCTCGCGAGCAAGCGCTCGAAAGACCAGGTCGTCGGCTACTTCGTCGGCGACGCCGACCCCCAGACCGCCAGCCTGTTCCGCGGCTTCGGCGAGGAACTGGACGACCAACTCGAGCGCGCTACAGAGTTGCTCGAGGACGTTTGCGAGACCGACGAGGACTGGGAGCGCGCCGAAGAGGCCGCGACGGGCGCGATTCAGGCCGCCTACGACGAGTACGTCGAGACGCTCGAGGGAATGGGCGCGAACCCGAAACCCGTCTGTTGA
- a CDS encoding DUF7553 family protein: MARDELENAAESIEQAADAASDEEAQERLQNQAAKFADYADADRGPDHGQLARHEHILNDIADDEGGDVESNLEDALESISAFRSTVEGV; the protein is encoded by the coding sequence ATGGCTCGAGACGAACTCGAAAACGCGGCCGAGTCGATCGAACAGGCGGCCGACGCCGCGTCCGACGAGGAGGCACAGGAGCGACTCCAGAATCAGGCAGCGAAGTTCGCGGACTACGCCGACGCCGACCGCGGGCCGGACCACGGTCAGCTCGCGCGCCACGAACACATCCTGAACGACATCGCCGACGACGAAGGCGGCGACGTGGAATCGAACCTCGAGGACGCGCTCGAGTCGATCAGCGCGTTCCGGTCGACGGTCGAGGGTGTTTAG